A single region of the Hyphomicrobiales bacterium genome encodes:
- a CDS encoding ABC transporter substrate-binding protein, protein MAYSKSRAWRGQTRAMNGGVCRTGILGVATAAGLMLTGAALAQQTPPKAGGTVIIGMTEPVNVNPDLSTNYPNQLVGCMIYEGLVQVSRDATIEPLLAESWNVSEDGKTYSFKLKKTNWQDGKPFTSADVKFTIEKISSKFAPVFASAASVISGIETPDERTVIFKLKESFGPFLMSLACPQGGAIMPAHLFHGSENDPAKNAASSTAPVGTGPFKLTEWKRGDFLRLQANRDYHVKDRPYLREVIIRHIPQATSRLQALRASEIDFVPGYFVPPSDYGVVSGTKGLKLENSGFAPGAKMLFLNTTVEPLNRKEVRHALMRATDRAFLYKNVWFNTGGIGRMPFTSKIEWAADKEIDYATQYPFDIEAAKTALDKANLPVGADGTRFKLTFVYNPEYGDVAQAAQAIKSMWSQVGVDVRLIAVEGSAYGERIFTQKNYDMTMIGYTSYGDPALGVARIFVSGAIGQPFGNASLYSNSGVDDLFQRGRSASDLKQRGIFYKQVQKILADELPVLTLQEYQHEDAARSALKDVWGGQGYGRWSNAWLDE, encoded by the coding sequence ATGGCATACTCGAAATCGAGGGCTTGGCGCGGGCAAACACGCGCAATGAACGGAGGGGTCTGCAGAACCGGCATTCTCGGCGTTGCGACGGCGGCCGGGCTGATGTTGACCGGCGCCGCACTCGCGCAGCAAACCCCACCCAAGGCGGGCGGAACCGTCATCATCGGGATGACCGAGCCGGTGAACGTCAACCCCGACCTGTCCACCAACTATCCCAACCAGCTTGTCGGCTGCATGATCTACGAAGGGTTGGTTCAAGTCTCGCGCGACGCCACGATCGAGCCGCTGCTTGCAGAATCCTGGAACGTTTCGGAAGATGGCAAGACCTATTCCTTCAAACTGAAGAAAACTAATTGGCAAGACGGCAAGCCATTCACATCTGCTGACGTGAAGTTCACGATCGAGAAGATTTCGTCGAAGTTCGCACCGGTGTTCGCGTCGGCCGCCAGCGTGATCTCCGGCATCGAAACGCCCGACGAGCGCACCGTTATCTTTAAGTTGAAGGAATCTTTCGGCCCCTTTCTGATGTCGCTGGCTTGCCCGCAGGGCGGGGCCATCATGCCGGCTCATCTTTTCCACGGCAGCGAAAACGACCCTGCCAAGAACGCCGCCAGCTCCACGGCTCCCGTGGGAACGGGTCCGTTCAAGCTGACCGAATGGAAGCGCGGCGATTTCCTGCGGCTCCAAGCCAACCGCGATTACCACGTCAAGGATCGTCCCTACCTTCGCGAGGTGATCATCCGGCACATCCCGCAAGCCACGTCGCGTCTCCAGGCGTTGCGCGCGAGCGAAATCGACTTCGTTCCCGGCTATTTCGTGCCGCCAAGCGATTACGGCGTGGTGAGCGGCACCAAGGGGCTGAAGCTTGAAAATTCGGGCTTTGCTCCCGGAGCCAAGATGCTCTTCCTCAACACGACGGTTGAGCCGCTCAACCGAAAGGAAGTGCGCCACGCTCTGATGCGGGCGACCGACCGTGCGTTTCTGTATAAGAACGTGTGGTTTAATACGGGCGGCATAGGTCGCATGCCCTTCACAAGCAAAATCGAATGGGCAGCGGACAAGGAGATCGACTACGCCACCCAATATCCATTCGATATCGAGGCCGCCAAAACCGCGCTCGACAAAGCGAATTTGCCGGTCGGCGCGGATGGTACCCGCTTCAAGCTGACTTTTGTTTACAATCCCGAGTATGGCGACGTGGCGCAGGCTGCCCAGGCGATCAAAAGCATGTGGTCGCAGGTCGGCGTCGATGTGAGGCTGATCGCGGTTGAGGGTTCGGCCTATGGCGAGCGGATCTTCACACAAAAGAACTACGACATGACGATGATCGGCTACACCAGCTATGGCGATCCGGCCCTTGGCGTTGCTCGGATCTTCGTGAGCGGCGCAATCGGCCAGCCTTTCGGCAACGCTTCGCTTTACAGCAATTCGGGCGTGGACGATCTGTTTCAGCGCGGTCGCTCGGCGAGCGATCTGAAACAACGAGGCATCTTCTACAAGCAGGTCCAGAAAATCCTGGCTGACGAGCTACCGGTTCTAACGCTGCAGGAATACCAGCACGAGGATGCCGCGCGTTCCGCCTTGAAAGACGTCTGGGGTGGCCAGGGCTATGGCCGCTGGAGCAACGCCTGGCTCGACGAGTAG
- the ntaA gene encoding Nitrilotriacetate monooxygenase component A, with translation MRANQRQIKIGLYATSTGSNSSAWRHPNAVADLAANMKAEIRMAQMAERALMDFVFLADSTTMRGHAWDLLARGSHSYVAQFEPVTLLSALAAVTEHIGLVATSNTTYEEPYSLARRFASLDLLSGGRAGWNLVTSSNLEEATNFNTAEHPNHAKRYERALEFAEVCRKLWFTWDENAFPRDKQGGLFFDPGKLRLASHQGEHFSVRGPLNVPPSPQRHPVMVQAGASEPGKDMAARLAEVIFTSQDTLERAQAFYADVKGQMAQYDRRPEELLIMPGVTIYVASTEAEANAKKEEVLALVDPIVGRSMLQHMMEDVLDLSKYGDDDLLPLDMPITKGNRSYQQRYLQMTREGKTVRDIYQSVASIGYRVIGTPEQVADELQRWFEGEAADGFIYMMDYFPDSLSDFIEYVMPELQKRGLYRDAYAASTLRENLGLALPLPPQGLGAPVSSTREQTDRSRQIN, from the coding sequence ATGCGCGCCAATCAGAGGCAGATCAAGATCGGCCTTTATGCCACGTCCACCGGCTCCAACTCGTCGGCCTGGCGGCATCCGAACGCTGTCGCCGATCTCGCCGCAAATATGAAGGCCGAAATCCGCATGGCTCAGATGGCGGAGCGGGCGCTGATGGACTTTGTTTTCCTTGCGGATTCCACGACCATGCGAGGCCATGCCTGGGATCTGCTTGCCCGTGGATCGCACAGCTACGTCGCGCAATTCGAGCCCGTGACGCTGCTTTCGGCGCTCGCCGCCGTGACCGAGCATATCGGCCTCGTGGCGACGTCCAACACCACATATGAGGAACCCTATTCCCTGGCGCGCCGCTTCGCATCCCTTGACCTCCTGAGCGGCGGCCGCGCGGGCTGGAACCTGGTGACATCCTCCAATCTCGAGGAAGCCACGAATTTCAACACCGCAGAGCATCCTAACCATGCCAAGCGCTACGAGCGCGCCCTCGAATTCGCCGAGGTATGCCGCAAGCTCTGGTTCACATGGGACGAGAACGCCTTTCCGCGGGACAAGCAAGGCGGCCTGTTCTTTGATCCGGGCAAGCTCAGGCTAGCCTCGCATCAGGGCGAGCATTTCTCCGTACGCGGCCCCCTCAATGTTCCGCCTTCGCCGCAACGTCACCCCGTCATGGTGCAAGCCGGCGCGTCGGAGCCCGGCAAGGATATGGCTGCGCGATTGGCGGAGGTCATTTTTACCAGCCAGGACACGCTCGAGAGGGCACAAGCCTTTTATGCCGATGTGAAGGGGCAGATGGCCCAATACGACCGAAGGCCCGAAGAGCTTTTGATCATGCCGGGCGTCACCATTTACGTGGCCTCCACAGAAGCGGAAGCGAACGCCAAGAAGGAGGAGGTACTTGCTTTGGTGGACCCGATCGTGGGCCGCAGCATGCTCCAGCACATGATGGAAGATGTGCTCGATCTCTCGAAATACGGCGACGACGATCTTTTGCCGCTCGACATGCCCATCACCAAAGGTAACCGCAGCTACCAGCAGCGCTATCTGCAGATGACACGAGAAGGCAAGACTGTCCGCGACATCTACCAGAGCGTCGCCTCCATCGGCTACCGGGTGATTGGAACGCCCGAACAGGTTGCCGACGAACTGCAGCGCTGGTTCGAGGGCGAGGCAGCCGACGGGTTCATCTACATGATGGATTATTTCCCGGACTCGCTTTCCGACTTCATCGAATACGTGATGCCAGAATTGCAGAAGCGCGGGCTTTATCGCGACGCCTACGCGGCCTCGACGCTAAGGGAAAATCTGGGGCTTGCCCTGCCTCTCCCACCACAAGGCCTCGGCGCGCCGGTGTCCTCGACCCGCGAGCAGACGGACCGCTCCCGGCAAATCAATTGA
- a CDS encoding ABC transmembrane type-1 domain-containing protein, translating to MQTNTSSTAAIEMPPRGRIAQFGASLGGFLLRRLLWAIPVILAIIVFNFILTRLAPGDPLTAIIGEYPVPPDYAARIRAELGLDQPILLQLLQYLARLLRGDFGYSFANREAVLPIILNRSANTLTLMIPGLIFASALGILFARLSLKLRRRSADGLLTALSLFGFSVPVFWFGQILILLFAVELAWFPAQGMFSMRTRLSPPMDFLSHWALPGFVITIYYAAIVARVAQASMKEAVTGDFVMTAMSKGASERRVFWRHVFPNALIPIASVIGNNFGLALTGAILVETVFAWPGVGSLFMQAIVSRDYPTMQGIFILAGTAVVLSNILTDLLYSIIDPRVHQ from the coding sequence ATGCAAACCAACACGTCTTCGACTGCCGCCATCGAGATGCCGCCGCGCGGCCGTATCGCACAATTTGGCGCCTCGCTCGGCGGCTTCCTCCTGCGCCGCCTTCTATGGGCTATCCCGGTGATCCTGGCGATCATCGTGTTTAACTTCATCCTCACCCGGCTGGCGCCTGGCGACCCGCTGACTGCGATCATCGGCGAGTATCCGGTTCCGCCCGATTATGCGGCCCGGATCCGGGCCGAACTCGGTCTCGACCAGCCGATCCTCTTGCAGCTTCTCCAGTATCTGGCCCGTCTGCTGCGGGGCGATTTCGGCTATTCCTTCGCCAATCGCGAAGCCGTGCTGCCGATTATTCTCAACCGTTCGGCGAACACGCTGACCTTGATGATCCCCGGCTTGATTTTTGCCTCGGCTCTGGGAATCCTGTTCGCGCGGCTTTCGCTCAAGCTCCGCCGTCGCTCGGCCGACGGCCTACTGACGGCGCTTTCCCTGTTCGGCTTTTCCGTGCCGGTATTCTGGTTCGGCCAAATTCTGATCCTGTTGTTTGCGGTCGAGCTGGCCTGGTTTCCTGCCCAGGGCATGTTTTCCATGCGCACGCGGCTTTCACCGCCCATGGATTTCCTCAGCCATTGGGCCCTGCCAGGGTTCGTGATCACGATTTATTACGCAGCTATCGTGGCCCGCGTCGCGCAGGCTTCGATGAAGGAAGCGGTGACCGGCGATTTCGTGATGACGGCCATGTCCAAAGGCGCGAGCGAACGCCGCGTGTTCTGGCGGCACGTTTTTCCAAACGCCCTGATCCCCATCGCTTCGGTGATCGGAAACAATTTCGGCTTGGCGCTGACGGGCGCGATCCTCGTCGAGACAGTGTTTGCCTGGCCCGGTGTCGGCAGTCTGTTCATGCAGGCCATCGTGTCGCGGGACTACCCGACCATGCAGGGCATTTTCATCCTCGCAGGCACGGCCGTCGTTTTGTCCAACATCCTGACCGACCTGCTCTACAGCATCATCGATCCGAGGGTTCACCAATGA
- a CDS encoding putative phosphoenolpyruvate synthase/pyruvate phosphate dikinase, C-terminal domain (Evidence 3 : Putative function from multiple computational evidences) produces the protein MNTLSKKSKISFQSPFDVKAPDGAEGWQSLYRYYALISEERRGFEESKFWFFDGMHNPEPLYPFDTIMTDNWWVAASQMSSRVWALPPAIGIDHRVINGYLYVSPNAVTDPQKILERQDYFTRRAGHYFENWDDIFEKWKTKSQDCIARLRAMEFKPLPEYEPEESVTGHKGRYSSLNLLSSYNRLIENMLEMGSYHFEMLNLGYGAYLTFRDFCQSVFPGIADQTITDMVSGIDILLFRPDDELRKLSQLAVDLGLTEVLSRDGKPDDLLAALSKEPRGAEWIQALEAAKDPWFWYSTGSGYCHADPVWMTDLRLPFTAIKGYIEAIQRHEDVRRPLERILERREQVTAEYRALLPTDEDRESFDSLIALARKVFPFVEDHNFYVEHLHHSIFWSKVRELGDLFVAHGFFDTNEDIFYLHRHEIHDALYDLIIGWAVGTPPRGEQYWRPIIAERRRIRDILAQWTPPPALGTPPDTITEPLTIMLWGITQETIEEWLGVDLDSATEFKGVAASAGKVTGKARVVSDPDQLYDIQNGEILVCRITAPSWAPVFPRIKAAVSDVGGMMAHTAIICREYGLPAVVGTGFATARIRTGDTIEVDGNLGIVRIVEGAAR, from the coding sequence ATGAACACTCTATCAAAAAAATCCAAGATCTCGTTTCAATCACCTTTTGACGTAAAGGCTCCAGATGGCGCGGAAGGGTGGCAAAGCCTTTACCGTTACTACGCTCTTATTAGCGAAGAGCGCCGTGGATTTGAAGAATCCAAGTTCTGGTTCTTCGACGGAATGCACAATCCGGAGCCGTTATATCCGTTCGACACGATCATGACGGACAATTGGTGGGTTGCCGCAAGCCAGATGTCGAGTCGCGTTTGGGCGCTGCCGCCAGCGATCGGCATCGATCACCGTGTGATCAACGGTTATCTTTATGTCAGCCCCAATGCGGTAACCGATCCCCAGAAGATCCTCGAACGGCAAGATTACTTCACCCGTCGGGCCGGCCATTATTTCGAGAACTGGGACGATATCTTTGAGAAGTGGAAGACCAAATCGCAGGACTGTATCGCTCGTCTGCGTGCGATGGAATTCAAGCCGCTTCCCGAATACGAGCCCGAAGAAAGCGTTACCGGTCATAAAGGTCGCTATTCGTCGCTCAATCTTCTGTCGTCCTACAACAGGCTGATCGAGAATATGCTTGAAATGGGGTCCTACCATTTCGAGATGCTCAACCTGGGTTATGGCGCCTATCTCACGTTCCGCGATTTCTGCCAGAGCGTGTTTCCCGGAATCGCGGACCAGACCATCACCGACATGGTCTCGGGCATCGACATTCTTCTGTTCCGGCCCGACGACGAGCTGCGCAAGCTGTCCCAGCTCGCGGTCGATCTCGGGCTGACCGAGGTTCTATCTCGGGACGGCAAGCCAGACGACCTGCTCGCCGCCTTGTCCAAGGAGCCGCGTGGCGCCGAATGGATCCAGGCGCTCGAAGCCGCCAAGGATCCTTGGTTCTGGTATTCCACGGGTTCAGGCTATTGTCATGCCGATCCGGTGTGGATGACGGACCTGCGCCTGCCCTTCACGGCGATCAAGGGCTATATCGAAGCGATCCAGCGCCACGAGGATGTGCGCCGTCCGCTCGAGAGGATCCTGGAGCGCCGCGAGCAGGTCACGGCCGAATACCGTGCCCTGCTGCCGACCGACGAGGATCGCGAATCCTTCGACAGTCTGATTGCGCTTGCGCGCAAGGTTTTCCCCTTTGTCGAAGATCACAATTTTTACGTCGAGCACCTGCACCATTCGATCTTCTGGTCGAAGGTCCGTGAATTGGGCGACCTTTTCGTGGCGCATGGCTTCTTCGACACCAACGAGGATATTTTCTACCTTCATCGCCACGAGATTCATGACGCGCTCTACGACCTTATCATCGGCTGGGCTGTCGGCACGCCGCCCCGAGGCGAGCAGTACTGGCGCCCGATCATTGCCGAGCGCCGCCGTATCCGCGATATCCTGGCGCAGTGGACGCCGCCGCCGGCACTCGGCACGCCCCCGGACACGATTACAGAGCCGCTGACGATCATGCTTTGGGGTATTACCCAAGAAACGATCGAGGAATGGCTGGGCGTTGATCTCGATTCGGCGACCGAGTTCAAGGGCGTTGCGGCTTCAGCCGGCAAGGTGACGGGCAAGGCGCGGGTGGTTTCCGATCCCGACCAGCTTTACGACATCCAGAACGGCGAGATCCTTGTTTGCCGCATCACGGCGCCTTCCTGGGCTCCGGTGTTTCCACGCATCAAGGCAGCTGTTTCCGATGTCGGCGGCATGATGGCTCACACCGCCATCATTTGTCGGGAATATGGTTTGCCGGCGGTTGTCGGAACTGGCTTTGCCACCGCCCGCATCAGGACGGGAGATACCATCGAGGTGGATGGCAATCTCGGCATTGTGCGGATCGTGGAAGGTGCCGCAAGATGA
- the ntaA gene encoding Nitrilotriacetate monooxygenase component A yields MHLASFIYPPVGNHGAWRMKESRPEMDLDINAHVEAARLAEAAKMDTIFYADTMAIKRSNNLHRGDTYGGVQPDAMALEPPTLLAALAMVTKHIGLAATASTTYNEPFNIARRFATLDHISRGRAGWNLVTSQNDNEAANFRAGDHMDHADRYERAAEFFEVVSKLWDTWDAGAVTRDKESGVYFDISKMHFADHHGKHFDVRGPLNIDTPPQGYPVIFQAGSSGVGKELAARTADVVFTAQNDIAAALTFRKDLNQLLAKYGRKPGDLKVLVGFGPTVGDTEQSAHALAQRMQDLIPDDQAISALLHISGGLDLRQFPLDGPLPDLPPANTAKGRQDLVVALAKRDNLTLRQVAKRWADGQGHLMKVGTPEQVADMMEEWVNAGACDGFVVKYSHFPGGVYDFMQGVIPELQRRGSFRTEYEGKTLRDHLGLQRRGRNA; encoded by the coding sequence ATGCACCTCGCTTCCTTCATTTACCCGCCGGTCGGTAACCATGGCGCCTGGCGGATGAAAGAATCGCGGCCGGAGATGGATCTCGACATCAACGCCCATGTGGAAGCGGCGCGGCTGGCGGAAGCCGCCAAGATGGACACCATCTTTTACGCCGACACCATGGCGATCAAGCGCAGCAACAATCTCCACCGAGGCGACACCTATGGCGGCGTCCAACCCGATGCCATGGCGCTGGAACCGCCAACGCTGCTTGCAGCCTTGGCCATGGTAACCAAGCATATCGGCCTCGCCGCGACCGCAAGCACGACTTACAACGAGCCCTTCAACATCGCCCGCCGCTTCGCCACGCTGGATCACATCAGCCGTGGCCGGGCAGGCTGGAATCTCGTGACCTCGCAGAATGACAACGAAGCGGCCAACTTCCGCGCCGGCGACCACATGGACCATGCCGACCGCTACGAGCGGGCTGCCGAGTTTTTCGAGGTCGTGAGCAAGCTATGGGACACTTGGGACGCGGGCGCCGTTACGCGGGACAAAGAAAGCGGGGTTTATTTCGACATCTCGAAGATGCATTTCGCTGACCATCACGGTAAGCATTTCGATGTTCGCGGGCCGCTCAACATCGATACGCCGCCTCAAGGCTATCCGGTGATTTTTCAAGCCGGATCGTCGGGGGTGGGCAAGGAGCTTGCCGCGCGAACGGCCGATGTGGTGTTCACCGCGCAGAACGACATTGCGGCCGCACTCACCTTCCGGAAAGATCTGAACCAGCTTCTGGCGAAATACGGACGCAAGCCGGGCGACCTGAAGGTGCTGGTCGGCTTCGGTCCAACGGTCGGCGACACCGAGCAATCTGCGCATGCCTTGGCCCAGCGCATGCAGGACCTGATTCCCGACGACCAGGCGATCAGCGCGTTGCTGCACATATCGGGCGGGCTCGACCTTCGCCAGTTCCCCCTTGACGGTCCGCTGCCCGATCTGCCGCCCGCCAACACCGCCAAGGGGCGGCAGGATCTCGTCGTGGCGCTTGCCAAGCGAGACAACCTGACGCTGAGACAGGTCGCCAAGCGCTGGGCCGATGGCCAGGGCCACCTGATGAAGGTCGGCACACCCGAACAGGTGGCCGACATGATGGAAGAATGGGTGAATGCCGGCGCATGCGATGGCTTCGTGGTGAAATATTCACATTTCCCCGGCGGCGTTTACGACTTCATGCAAGGCGTTATCCCCGAGCTGCAGCGACGCGGTTCGTTTCGTACCGAGTACGAAGGCAAGACATTGCGCGACCATCTCGGTCTGCAACGGCGCGGCCGCAACGCCTGA
- the nicF gene encoding Maleamate amidohydrolase yields the protein MSEMRDRVYAAAGFGGSAGRGQKPAVLVVDFTYGFTDPQYPTGADMSDAVAATRKLVDLARSAGHPVIFTTISYTDAEIPALPWLKKATGMAALKAGTRLVDLDDRLGRRDDEALIVKHGASAFHGTNLCALLSSRQVDTLIVTGATTSGCVRASVVDAVQNGFNVLVPRDCVADRASGPHDANIFDIQQKYADVVSLEEALILLSREA from the coding sequence ATGTCTGAGATGCGAGATCGCGTCTATGCGGCGGCGGGGTTCGGGGGCTCTGCCGGCCGCGGTCAGAAGCCGGCCGTTCTGGTCGTCGACTTCACCTATGGCTTTACGGACCCGCAATACCCAACGGGCGCGGATATGAGCGACGCGGTCGCCGCGACTCGTAAGCTGGTCGACCTCGCGCGGAGCGCCGGGCATCCCGTCATCTTCACAACGATCAGCTATACCGATGCCGAGATCCCCGCTCTTCCCTGGCTCAAGAAGGCCACGGGCATGGCAGCCCTGAAAGCTGGAACGCGACTCGTGGATCTCGACGACCGGCTTGGGCGGCGCGATGACGAAGCCTTGATCGTCAAACACGGTGCCTCGGCCTTCCATGGCACGAATCTGTGTGCGTTGTTGTCTTCCAGGCAGGTGGATACGTTGATCGTGACGGGAGCGACCACGAGCGGCTGCGTGCGCGCCAGCGTGGTGGATGCCGTGCAGAACGGCTTCAACGTTCTTGTGCCGCGCGACTGCGTGGCAGATCGCGCTTCCGGGCCGCACGACGCCAATATCTTCGATATCCAGCAGAAATACGCAGATGTCGTCTCACTAGAAGAAGCGCTTATCCTTCTCTCCAGAGAAGCTTGA
- a CDS encoding putative Glutathione import ATP-binding protein GsiA (Evidence 3 : Putative function from multiple computational evidences), protein MLQKNPTASSDMLLSLSDLTVEYHVGQRHVQAITDAFVEVGRGEGVGIVGESGSGKSTLVRVLTGLLPSQARITSGRMSFDGATVHPNDMRALQKLRGRGMAMIFQDPLSFLNPLLSIGSQISEAVMLNHPEENRKRRVCELLDMVHLPLRCIDSYPHELSGGMRQRALIAIALACRPKLLIADEPTTALDVTTQAEILALLKEIRREIGMSVLLISHDMGVVSALCDHIYVMYRGNTIETGTQADVLLRPSHGYTRALIYAARSMKGPDGRFLTLKDPTLDPAEETAPVAELEGVRSSIEAIDAEAAELKAAKPISTARPVARLVRDAPILEIKDASRTYRLKNGEKVAALKPTNLTIRPGEIVALVGESGSGKSTLAKIALSLEQPDSGDVILAGTSARQLSTAELRRRRLEVQPVFQDPSAAFNPRRSVAEALKEAVRCRADRPTDPSAAAIEALERVGLAPGEAYLKRFPHELSGGQRQRLGLARALAARPRLIVADEPLSGADVSIRGQILNLLLQLKEEDDLALLFITHDISIAEVFADRVLVMHRGVVVEEGRAAEVLSNPAHDYTRMMKAAVPSIRLLDELEAASA, encoded by the coding sequence ATGCTGCAAAAAAACCCAACAGCCTCTTCCGACATGCTGCTCAGCCTTTCGGATCTGACGGTGGAATACCATGTCGGCCAGCGCCACGTTCAGGCGATCACCGATGCGTTCGTCGAAGTCGGTCGGGGCGAAGGCGTCGGCATTGTCGGAGAATCCGGCTCCGGTAAATCAACGCTCGTGCGAGTGTTGACGGGACTGCTGCCCTCGCAGGCGCGGATCACGTCGGGACGCATGAGCTTCGACGGCGCCACGGTCCATCCCAACGATATGCGGGCGCTGCAAAAGCTGCGCGGCCGAGGCATGGCGATGATCTTTCAGGATCCTCTCAGCTTCCTCAACCCGCTGCTCAGCATCGGCAGCCAGATTTCCGAAGCGGTGATGCTGAACCATCCCGAGGAAAACCGAAAGCGGCGCGTATGCGAATTGCTCGACATGGTGCATCTGCCTCTGCGCTGCATCGACTCTTATCCGCATGAACTTTCCGGCGGGATGCGCCAGCGCGCCTTGATCGCGATCGCGCTGGCATGCCGCCCCAAGCTCCTGATCGCCGACGAGCCCACCACGGCACTTGACGTCACCACGCAGGCGGAGATCCTCGCACTGCTCAAGGAGATCCGGCGCGAGATCGGCATGTCCGTGCTGTTGATCAGTCACGACATGGGCGTGGTCTCGGCGCTGTGCGACCACATCTACGTCATGTATCGTGGGAACACGATCGAGACTGGTACGCAAGCCGACGTGCTGCTGCGGCCAAGCCATGGCTATACGCGCGCGCTCATCTATGCGGCGCGATCCATGAAGGGGCCCGATGGCCGCTTCCTGACCTTGAAGGATCCGACGCTGGATCCGGCTGAGGAAACCGCGCCCGTCGCCGAGCTCGAAGGGGTGCGGTCGAGCATCGAGGCGATTGACGCGGAGGCCGCGGAGCTGAAGGCGGCCAAGCCGATTTCCACGGCACGGCCCGTCGCGAGGCTCGTCCGCGATGCTCCTATTCTTGAGATCAAGGACGCCTCGCGTACGTACCGGCTCAAGAACGGGGAGAAGGTGGCGGCGCTGAAGCCGACCAACCTGACGATCCGCCCCGGCGAGATCGTGGCGTTGGTTGGCGAGAGCGGCTCGGGGAAGAGCACGCTCGCCAAGATCGCCCTGTCCCTGGAGCAGCCTGATTCCGGCGACGTGATCCTGGCCGGGACATCTGCCCGGCAATTGTCGACAGCGGAACTGCGCCGGCGCCGGCTGGAGGTTCAGCCCGTTTTCCAGGATCCGTCGGCGGCCTTCAACCCGCGTCGCTCGGTCGCCGAGGCCTTGAAGGAAGCCGTCCGCTGCCGGGCCGATCGTCCGACCGACCCGAGCGCCGCCGCAATCGAGGCGCTCGAACGCGTCGGCCTCGCACCCGGAGAAGCTTACCTGAAGCGTTTTCCGCACGAGCTATCGGGCGGCCAGCGCCAAAGGCTCGGCCTCGCGCGTGCTCTGGCAGCCCGCCCAAGGCTGATCGTGGCGGACGAGCCGCTTTCGGGCGCGGATGTTTCGATCCGGGGACAAATCCTCAACCTCCTGTTGCAACTCAAGGAAGAGGACGATCTCGCCCTGCTGTTCATCACTCACGACATCTCCATCGCCGAAGTCTTCGCCGACCGGGTGCTCGTGATGCATCGCGGCGTGGTGGTGGAGGAAGGCCGCGCCGCGGAGGTGCTGAGCAATCCCGCCCACGACTATACGCGAATGATGAAAGCGGCCGTGCCCTCCATCCGGCTTCTGGACGAATTGGAAGCTGCTTCCGCCTGA
- the gsiD gene encoding Glutathione transport system permease protein GsiD: MIAALSLNRTVLRLSVSLTALASIGVILLLIATATLGGSFFSSSDINISPSALAAPSEAHPMGTDELGRDVLAMIVHGARVSLYVGFSAAFVATVLGSLIGALAGFYGGKVDMAVMRITEIFQSLPNFVLAALVVAMLGAGESRVIIVIAALAWPQTARLMRSEVLRVKQRDFVNAARCLGKSEATILLKEIIPNCLATVAALGTLIIAEAILLEASLSFFGLTDPDTISWGALLTSGQRFIYQAWWLSVFPGLAIFITVLAFNLFGESLRQALDPKG, from the coding sequence ATGATCGCCGCACTCTCTCTCAACCGTACAGTGCTGCGGCTGTCGGTTTCGCTCACCGCTCTTGCCAGCATCGGCGTGATCCTGCTGCTCATCGCGACCGCGACGCTCGGCGGGTCCTTCTTCTCATCATCCGACATCAACATCTCGCCGTCCGCACTTGCCGCTCCGTCCGAGGCCCATCCGATGGGCACGGACGAGTTGGGCCGCGATGTGCTCGCCATGATCGTTCATGGCGCACGAGTGTCGCTTTACGTCGGCTTCTCCGCTGCCTTCGTGGCCACCGTGCTCGGCTCGCTGATCGGCGCCCTGGCCGGCTTCTACGGCGGCAAAGTCGACATGGCGGTGATGCGCATCACGGAAATATTCCAGTCGCTGCCGAATTTCGTTCTGGCGGCACTGGTGGTGGCGATGCTGGGCGCGGGCGAAAGCCGGGTGATCATCGTGATCGCGGCGCTGGCCTGGCCGCAGACGGCCCGGCTCATGCGCTCCGAGGTGCTGCGGGTGAAGCAGCGCGACTTCGTCAACGCAGCGCGTTGCCTCGGCAAGTCGGAAGCAACGATCCTGCTCAAGGAGATCATTCCGAACTGCCTGGCCACCGTCGCCGCGCTCGGAACGCTGATCATCGCAGAAGCGATCCTGCTTGAAGCCTCGCTGAGCTTCTTCGGCCTGACCGATCCCGACACGATCAGCTGGGGCGCGTTGCTGACCTCGGGCCAGCGCTTCATCTACCAGGCGTGGTGGCTGTCCGTGTTTCCGGGTCTCGCGATCTTCATCACGGTGCTTGCCTTCAACCTGTTCGGAGAGTCGCTGCGCCAAGCGCTCGATCCCAAGGGCTGA